A genome region from Primulina huaijiensis isolate GDHJ02 unplaced genomic scaffold, ASM1229523v2 scaffold208028, whole genome shotgun sequence includes the following:
- the LOC140966803 gene encoding uncharacterized protein isoform X1: protein MFPRSGLNFLQKSLNRRPNMASSTPDNPVSDANKKCNSSPKSHFLKTVCLSDWWLVKAESDSQGGGLSVSGFTSREQRAMRVFSSAPILKSHDMFTLETTDGICVLIKGFINKARTLENGFPSDVFNHFVFGFPPYWKEHAEKCMGEHSYVDSNERGIESQHEMDAERNSSKTKSSTITLPKKCDSEVGSSEDNTSVFSIALVNLERTFSSGKCVNGDQMTADRSVNCSIKNASTPSRFGGHANISPDIGILSACHLTSENRRTKGRGASPGSCSKLQRKHKTTQTLNPISGGYRTRSKSVLLSACEKVKLESVNFEPGGRKNFHCGGIGFKEPIEISETPNQAKDWRIAETKGSMDQAIYKGTTSQDRHGAADNEEHAVANESSISEKDGMLKMKTKRKLAYETPGSDMENVLSGSSKSLNLSRSRSGRLLMPTLKFWCNERALYDAEGNITGIEDEVVPKHPVKGKDGKRQRRKRHLT, encoded by the exons ATGTTCCCGCGCTCTGGTCTTAACTTCCTTCAGAAAAGCCTAAATCGGAGACCAAACATGGCTtcttcaactcccgataatcctGTCAGCGACGCAAACAAAAAATGCAACAGCAGTCCTAAATCTCACTTTCTGAAAACG GTATGTTTGTCGGACTGGTGGTTGGTGAAGGCGGAAAGCGACTCTCAAGGTGGAGGTCTCTCTGTTTCCGGGTTTACTTCTCGAGA GCAACGAGCTATGAGAGTTTTTTCCTCTGCCCCTATTCTTAAGAGCCATGATATGTTTACTTTGGAGACCACTGATGGGATATGTGTCCTAATCAAAGGCTTCATAAACAAAGCCCGCACATTGGAAAATGGTTTCCCTTCTGAT GTATTTAACCATTTTGTTTTTGGCTTTCCTCCTTACTGGAAGGAGCATGCTGAAAAGTGCATGG GTGAACATTCCTATGTAGACAGCAATGAAAGGGGTATTGAATCACAACACGAAATGGATGCCGAGCGAAATAGCAGTAAAACTAAATCTTCAACCATTACATTGCCCAAAAAGTGTGACAGTGAAGTTGGATCATCTGAGGACAATACATCTGTCTTCTCCATCGCACTAGTGAATTTGGAAAGGACATTTTCTTCTGGAAAATGCGTTAACGGAGATCAGATGACAGCAGATAGGTCTGTAAATTGTTCCATTAAGAACGCATCAACACCCTCACGGTTTGGGGGGCATGCCAACATTTCTCCGGATATTGGAATACTCTCCGCTTGCCATTTAACTAGTGAAAATAGACGAACTAAGGGTAGGGGGGCATCTCCTGGGTCATGTAGCAAACTGCAAAGGAAACACAAAACCACTCAGACATTAAATCCAATATCAGGGGGGTATAGAACTAGATCAAAATCCGTTTTACTGTCAGCCTGTGAAAAGGTAAAATTAGAATCTGTTAATTTTGAGCCCGGGGGAAGAAAAAACTTTCATTGTGGGGGCATTGGATTTAAAGAGCCTATAGAAATATCAGAAACTCCAAACCAGGCCAAGGACTGGAGAATAGCTGAAACTAAAGGCAGCATGGATCAAGCAATATATAAAGGAACAACGTCCCAGGATCGGCATGGTGCTGCAGATAATGAGGAGCATGCTGTTGCAAACGAGAGTAGCATATCTGAGAAAGATGGCATGTTGAAGATGAAGACTAAAAGAAAATTGGCATAT GAAACTCCTGGAAGCGACATGGAGAACGTTCTTAGTGGCTCATCAAAATCTTTGAATTTGAGTCGATCTAGATCAG GGAGATTGCTGATGCCTACTTTGAAATTTTGGTGCAACGAGAGGGCACTTTACGATGCG GAAGGTAATATTACTGGAATCGAGGACGAAGTAGTTCCAAAACATCCTGTAAAGG GAAAAGATGGTAAACGTCAGAGAAGGAAAAGGCACCTCACCTAG
- the LOC140966803 gene encoding uncharacterized protein isoform X2: MRVFSSAPILKSHDMFTLETTDGICVLIKGFINKARTLENGFPSDVFNHFVFGFPPYWKEHAEKCMGEHSYVDSNERGIESQHEMDAERNSSKTKSSTITLPKKCDSEVGSSEDNTSVFSIALVNLERTFSSGKCVNGDQMTADRSVNCSIKNASTPSRFGGHANISPDIGILSACHLTSENRRTKGRGASPGSCSKLQRKHKTTQTLNPISGGYRTRSKSVLLSACEKVKLESVNFEPGGRKNFHCGGIGFKEPIEISETPNQAKDWRIAETKGSMDQAIYKGTTSQDRHGAADNEEHAVANESSISEKDGMLKMKTKRKLAYETPGSDMENVLSGSSKSLNLSRSRSGRLLMPTLKFWCNERALYDAEGNITGIEDEVVPKHPVKGKDGKRQRRKRHLT, translated from the exons ATGAGAGTTTTTTCCTCTGCCCCTATTCTTAAGAGCCATGATATGTTTACTTTGGAGACCACTGATGGGATATGTGTCCTAATCAAAGGCTTCATAAACAAAGCCCGCACATTGGAAAATGGTTTCCCTTCTGAT GTATTTAACCATTTTGTTTTTGGCTTTCCTCCTTACTGGAAGGAGCATGCTGAAAAGTGCATGG GTGAACATTCCTATGTAGACAGCAATGAAAGGGGTATTGAATCACAACACGAAATGGATGCCGAGCGAAATAGCAGTAAAACTAAATCTTCAACCATTACATTGCCCAAAAAGTGTGACAGTGAAGTTGGATCATCTGAGGACAATACATCTGTCTTCTCCATCGCACTAGTGAATTTGGAAAGGACATTTTCTTCTGGAAAATGCGTTAACGGAGATCAGATGACAGCAGATAGGTCTGTAAATTGTTCCATTAAGAACGCATCAACACCCTCACGGTTTGGGGGGCATGCCAACATTTCTCCGGATATTGGAATACTCTCCGCTTGCCATTTAACTAGTGAAAATAGACGAACTAAGGGTAGGGGGGCATCTCCTGGGTCATGTAGCAAACTGCAAAGGAAACACAAAACCACTCAGACATTAAATCCAATATCAGGGGGGTATAGAACTAGATCAAAATCCGTTTTACTGTCAGCCTGTGAAAAGGTAAAATTAGAATCTGTTAATTTTGAGCCCGGGGGAAGAAAAAACTTTCATTGTGGGGGCATTGGATTTAAAGAGCCTATAGAAATATCAGAAACTCCAAACCAGGCCAAGGACTGGAGAATAGCTGAAACTAAAGGCAGCATGGATCAAGCAATATATAAAGGAACAACGTCCCAGGATCGGCATGGTGCTGCAGATAATGAGGAGCATGCTGTTGCAAACGAGAGTAGCATATCTGAGAAAGATGGCATGTTGAAGATGAAGACTAAAAGAAAATTGGCATAT GAAACTCCTGGAAGCGACATGGAGAACGTTCTTAGTGGCTCATCAAAATCTTTGAATTTGAGTCGATCTAGATCAG GGAGATTGCTGATGCCTACTTTGAAATTTTGGTGCAACGAGAGGGCACTTTACGATGCG GAAGGTAATATTACTGGAATCGAGGACGAAGTAGTTCCAAAACATCCTGTAAAGG GAAAAGATGGTAAACGTCAGAGAAGGAAAAGGCACCTCACCTAG